In the genome of Desulfuromonas sp. DDH964, one region contains:
- a CDS encoding IS256 family transposase, whose amino-acid sequence MAIEKDLLDRLLADYKKPEDLIGETGLLKQLTKALLERALEAELTQHLGHEKHAPVATKGGNARNGKSAKTIKGEFGKLPIEVPRDRDSSFEPLIIPKGQTRFAGFDGKIISLYARGMTTREIQGHLEEIYGVEVSPALISSVTDAVADEVKIWQNRPLDALYPIVYMDAVRVKVRDNGHVSNKAVYLALGVTLDGIKEVLGMWVAENEGAKFWLQVVTELKNRGVEDIFIACVDGLKGFPEAIEAVFPRTQVQLCLVHMVRHSLRYVSWKQRKEVAADLKSIYQAATAEQAEMNLTEFEAKWDKTHPSIGQSWRRNWERITPFFAYPAEIRKVIYTTNAIESLNMSLRKVTKNRGSFPNDAAMFKLLYLALNNIAKKWTLPIRDWKAALNQFSILFEGRLPVY is encoded by the coding sequence ATGGCCATCGAAAAAGATCTGCTGGACCGTCTGCTTGCCGACTACAAGAAGCCCGAAGACCTGATCGGCGAAACCGGCTTGCTTAAACAGCTCACCAAGGCCCTTCTGGAACGAGCTTTGGAAGCGGAATTGACCCAACACCTGGGGCACGAGAAGCATGCTCCCGTGGCCACGAAAGGCGGCAATGCCCGCAATGGCAAGTCGGCCAAAACCATCAAGGGCGAATTCGGCAAACTGCCGATCGAGGTTCCGCGTGACCGGGACAGCAGCTTCGAGCCGCTCATCATTCCCAAGGGCCAGACCCGCTTCGCCGGCTTCGACGGCAAGATCATCTCCCTCTACGCCCGGGGGATGACGACCCGGGAGATCCAGGGGCATCTGGAAGAGATTTATGGCGTCGAGGTCTCTCCCGCCCTCATTTCCAGCGTGACCGATGCCGTCGCGGACGAGGTCAAGATCTGGCAGAACCGACCGCTCGACGCCCTCTATCCCATCGTCTATATGGACGCGGTCCGGGTCAAGGTGCGAGACAACGGCCACGTCAGCAATAAAGCGGTCTACCTGGCCCTGGGCGTCACCCTGGACGGCATCAAGGAGGTCCTGGGCATGTGGGTGGCCGAGAACGAGGGCGCCAAGTTCTGGCTACAGGTGGTGACCGAGTTGAAAAACCGGGGTGTCGAAGACATCTTCATCGCCTGCGTGGACGGGCTCAAAGGTTTCCCCGAGGCCATCGAAGCAGTCTTTCCTCGCACCCAGGTCCAGCTCTGCCTCGTTCACATGGTGCGCCATTCTCTCCGCTACGTCTCCTGGAAACAGCGCAAGGAAGTGGCGGCCGATCTGAAGTCCATTTACCAGGCCGCGACGGCCGAGCAGGCCGAAATGAACCTGACGGAGTTCGAAGCGAAGTGGGATAAAACCCACCCCTCCATCGGCCAGTCCTGGCGGCGCAACTGGGAGAGAATCACCCCTTTTTTCGCCTACCCGGCGGAGATTCGCAAGGTGATCTACACCACCAATGCGATCGAATCGCTGAACATGTCGCTGCGCAAGGTCACCAAGAACCGGGGCTCATTCCCCAACGACGCAGCCATGTTCAAACTGCTCTACCTGGCGCTGAACAATATCGCCAAGAAATGGACCCTGCCGATTCGGGACTGGAAGGCCGCCCTCAACCAGTTCTCTATCTTGTTCGAAGGCAGGTTGCCGGTTTACTGA
- a CDS encoding trimeric intracellular cation channel family protein → MNLLYILDLIGTAAFAASGAWAGIRREMDLFGVVVLGLVTATGGGTLRDLLLGARPFCLENETYLYISLAVALAVFCWHRHLDFLQHPLLYFDAVGLGTFVVIGSGKALALGSGWLGAVLMGVMTATAGGVLRDVLSGQVPLILRREIYASACLAGGVLLVALRQTPLPPGLAALLAALLTIVVRLLAIRGNWALPRASR, encoded by the coding sequence ATGAACCTGCTCTACATCCTCGACCTGATCGGTACCGCCGCCTTCGCCGCCTCCGGCGCCTGGGCCGGCATCCGTCGCGAGATGGACCTCTTCGGTGTGGTCGTCCTCGGCCTGGTCACCGCCACCGGCGGCGGCACCCTGCGCGACCTCCTCCTCGGCGCCCGTCCCTTCTGCCTCGAGAACGAAACCTACCTCTATATCTCTCTGGCGGTGGCCCTGGCCGTCTTCTGCTGGCACCGCCATCTCGATTTTCTCCAGCACCCCCTCCTCTACTTCGACGCCGTCGGCCTCGGCACCTTTGTCGTCATCGGCAGCGGCAAGGCCCTCGCCCTCGGCAGCGGCTGGCTCGGCGCGGTGCTGATGGGGGTGATGACCGCCACTGCCGGCGGCGTGCTGCGCGATGTCCTTTCCGGCCAGGTACCCCTGATCCTGCGCCGCGAAATCTACGCCTCGGCCTGCCTCGCTGGCGGCGTCCTGCTGGTAGCGCTGCGCCAGACGCCGCTGCCGCCGGGGCTGGCCGCCCTGCTCGCCGCACTGCTGACCATCGTCGTCCGGCTGCTGGCGATCCGCGGCAACTGGGCGCTGCCGCGGGCAAGTCGTTAG
- a CDS encoding rhomboid family intramembrane serine protease has protein sequence MLLPLGDSPNPPGRPYVNYLLIGINIAVFLGVSLPLMWTRPDLNDPLLSEYLRAMGARGTLPVRDILQHVSAYDLLTFEYGFRPVSPSLLTLFTSLFLHGGWMHIIGNMLFLAIFGDNVEYRLGHLGYLLVYIGTGIAATLFFGFFVPGSPIPLIGASGAISGVLGCYFLWYPRNRVKTFVFLFPFIIGNYLIPARWVLGFFLLVDNLLPFLLTRGGGSGVAHGAHIGGFLAGLGVSWLVDRRAHHPTRSSVRFSPEAEPVETAPASDDRPELISRSIAAGRMARATGLFLDAPDRASRNAVASEDVLRIGEFLLENWLFSQALAVFRRFIAERSGDPGIDRAYLGAGLAMMRQPRGLTAAYHYFLAAIDAARTPQTAEAARRQLRAIERLEVTE, from the coding sequence ATGCTCCTCCCCCTTGGCGACAGCCCGAATCCCCCCGGACGCCCTTACGTCAACTACCTGCTGATCGGGATCAATATCGCGGTCTTCCTCGGCGTCTCCCTGCCGCTGATGTGGACGCGCCCCGACCTCAACGATCCGCTCCTCAGTGAGTACCTGCGCGCCATGGGCGCGCGCGGCACCCTCCCGGTGCGCGACATCCTGCAACACGTTTCGGCCTACGATCTTCTCACCTTCGAGTACGGGTTTCGCCCCGTTTCTCCCTCGTTGCTGACGCTCTTCACCTCGCTCTTTCTCCATGGCGGGTGGATGCACATCATCGGCAACATGCTCTTTCTGGCGATCTTCGGCGACAACGTCGAGTACCGTCTCGGCCACCTCGGTTATCTCCTCGTCTACATCGGCACCGGGATCGCGGCGACCCTCTTTTTCGGTTTTTTCGTCCCCGGCTCGCCGATACCGTTGATCGGAGCTTCGGGGGCGATCTCCGGCGTGCTCGGCTGTTATTTTCTCTGGTATCCACGCAACCGGGTCAAGACCTTTGTCTTCCTCTTTCCCTTTATCATCGGCAACTACCTGATTCCGGCGCGCTGGGTGCTCGGTTTCTTCCTGCTGGTCGACAACCTGCTCCCCTTCCTCCTCACCCGGGGGGGCGGCAGCGGGGTCGCCCACGGCGCCCACATCGGCGGCTTTTTGGCCGGCCTCGGCGTCTCCTGGCTGGTCGATCGTCGCGCCCATCATCCAACCCGGAGCAGTGTCCGTTTTTCGCCCGAAGCCGAACCGGTCGAAACGGCTCCCGCGTCCGATGACCGGCCGGAACTGATCTCCCGCAGTATCGCCGCGGGGCGCATGGCCAGGGCCACCGGGCTTTTCCTCGATGCACCCGACCGCGCCAGCCGCAACGCGGTGGCCAGCGAAGATGTTTTGCGCATCGGCGAATTTCTCCTCGAGAACTGGCTCTTTTCCCAGGCCCTGGCGGTTTTTCGACGCTTCATCGCCGAACGCTCCGGTGATCCGGGCATCGACCGCGCCTATCTCGGCGCCGGCCTGGCGATGATGCGGCAGCCGCGGGGACTGACCGCCGCCTACCATTATTTTCTCGCCGCCATCGACGCTGCCCGCACCCCGCAGACTGCCGAGGCCGCCCGCCGCCAGTTGCGGGCCATCGAGCGGTTGGAGGTTACAGAGTGA
- a CDS encoding TrmH family RNA methyltransferase: MNDLLVSSLQNPRIKAAIKLRDRRGRAASGLLLIEGFFELDLAWRCGVVPQELFFCPELARAAELGLRDELRAAGTRVYNVTAAVMGKLAYRDHPDAWLATAAAPRHALTDLQLSANPLLIVAEGVEKPGNLGAILRSADAAGVDALIVCDGGTDLANPNVVRASKGALFRVPVVEAGSSETFAWLRERGIKVVSATPAARCAHWDADLRGGVAIAVGTEKEGLSTLWLEGADLGVVIPMHGAVNSLNVAQALTLLVYEALRQRSCGG, from the coding sequence TTGAACGATTTACTTGTCAGCAGCCTGCAGAATCCGCGCATCAAGGCGGCGATCAAACTGCGCGACCGCCGCGGCCGGGCGGCGAGTGGCCTGCTGCTGATCGAGGGTTTTTTCGAACTCGACCTGGCGTGGCGCTGCGGGGTGGTGCCGCAGGAACTCTTCTTCTGCCCCGAACTTGCCCGCGCCGCGGAGCTCGGCCTGCGGGACGAACTGCGCGCTGCCGGCACCCGGGTCTATAATGTGACCGCGGCGGTGATGGGGAAGCTCGCTTACCGCGATCACCCCGACGCCTGGCTGGCGACGGCAGCGGCGCCGCGGCACGCGCTGACCGATCTCCAGCTGTCCGCCAACCCGCTACTGATTGTCGCCGAGGGGGTCGAAAAGCCCGGGAATCTCGGTGCCATCCTGCGTTCGGCCGATGCCGCCGGAGTCGATGCCCTGATCGTCTGTGACGGCGGGACCGACCTCGCCAATCCCAATGTCGTCCGGGCGAGCAAGGGGGCGCTTTTCCGGGTGCCGGTGGTCGAGGCGGGGAGCAGCGAAACCTTCGCCTGGTTGCGGGAACGGGGGATCAAGGTGGTGTCGGCGACACCGGCGGCGCGCTGCGCCCACTGGGACGCCGACCTCCGTGGCGGGGTGGCAATCGCGGTCGGTACCGAGAAGGAGGGACTGTCAACCCTCTGGCTGGAAGGGGCCGATCTCGGCGTCGTCATCCCGATGCACGGAGCGGTCAATTCCCTCAACGTCGCCCAGGCGCTGACCCTGCTGGTCTACGAGGCGCTGCGCCAGCGCAGTTG